A window of Epinephelus lanceolatus isolate andai-2023 chromosome 3, ASM4190304v1, whole genome shotgun sequence genomic DNA:
tattgattattttaaaaagtggaATTAAGGTATAATATGTATTAAAATGACCAGTCTAAGTGTGGAGCCTGTTGTACGTGCACCATCCTGTCTGCTTGGCTGTCCCATGTCTCTGACTGGTGATGGAGCTCTCTGGTTCtgagggagaagagaggaatgaGTAGGTAATGGACAAAATTATTTGTACATATCATTAAACTGATCTGTAAAGATGCCCTTTACATATGAGTAAATGTCAGCCACCTTTCTTCTCTGCAGAGGGCTGTTGGTTACTATTAGCTGTGTGAAGagaattcatttaaaaaagggagaaaaacaaaaacatatattagttgtatttgttttttctgcatCAGCACCACACAAGACCTGACTTAACTCGTCCAAAGCAGACACTGCAGTGAACTACTGCTATGAAAGCACGACTGTCACTTGACTAACCTGCAGCTGTATGACAGATTGAGGGCAGAGTAGAGCTCAGGAGTGCTGGGAGTCTGAACTCTTCCCTGACATGATCCAGAAATAGCTGCCGTCCCCGACTTGGTGGAGGATGGTGTGATGGGAAGACAGCCAGAAACGCCTGTGGGCGCCAAACTTGAGAAATCTGGAGTCACAAACAGGTAATGTTTTTAGGACTTTTGTAGTAAAATGTTTAAACACATAACCACAACAGTCTCCCACCACTCCAACCTTTAATGTAACTGCATACTCACTGAGAACACAGCTCTCTGTCCTGCTGCTACTTGGTGCTTCTTTACCAGACAGAGGTGAGTCAGACAGATACTGCAGCTTCAGCAGGGAGGCCTTTTGTTGCTCAAAATCATGGCGCTGCAGACACAAAGATATCATTTGTAACACGCAGACTTTAAAGGCAGTATACGGTGCTCTTTGGTATGAGGAAACTACTGTAAATGTACACTGAGAGAAATTCCTTCTTGGTTTGCTCTTCCTGAAGTTTCCTCCACTTTTGcctcattaaaaaatgtttaggGAGTTTTCCTTTATTCTAGTCAAGGATCTAAGGACAGAGGATGTTGCACACTGTACAGACTGTAAAGCCCTTTAAGGTGCATTTGCAAAACAATGCAACCTCCGCCTCATTTCTCTCCCACCTCATGGCTTAGCCGGATCGCAGCATTGGTGAAGGACTGCCTCTCCTTTTCAAAAGTTCGCCTCTGATGATCGAGCTCCGCCCAGCGCACCTGAAGACGTTCCCACTCTTCCAAAAAGTAGGAATCAGCCAGTTCAGAGGGGACAGGTGCAGCAAGACTGTCCTGCAGTCAGAAAAGTATTTCTAGATCTGACTCTAGCAAAAGTTCATATGagaaagcgtgtgtgtgtgtgagagatagcCAGTCATACCTGCAGCAGTTGCTGTTGTAATCTGACAACCTGTTGACTCTCCTTCAGTTCAGTTTCTAGTCGAGCCAGGAGCTTATCGTGGTCGGTTCCAAAACCAGTGTGGCCTACGCAGTCAGCAGAGACCACATATTGTATCCTGATAGTGCTTCTCAGTCATTGGTTTGGCAAAAATGAATTCAATCTGGAAAGCAAGATTCTTGCTATAGTCTTTAAAGACTGATACCTTCAGATGGGACGTCACCCAGTCTCCTCTGCACCTGCCTCCAACTCTGAACCACACCTCCCGTCACATGATCACCAAGTGCTTTCTCAGCTTGATCCAGCCTCTTGTCCTTGGCCTGGGCCTCGTCCTGGACATAAACTATGTCTGAcaaagtcttaaaaaaaaaaaaagaaaggttaGACTGATTGTTATGTTGAACACTGATCTTGGACTCAGCATTGCAACTTGGAGTTCATTCTTGACTTTGGAAACAGTACTTGagaaaacaacatcaacatGTGGTCATTTTAGCAGCcgttctggagcttttgataGCTTTACATGATCttcctcagcagatggagttttgCCAGTGTTCTGGAATTGCAGACGTTTCAATTTCCATTTTTTATGAGCACTTTAAGGAGATGGTTTCATCAAATAACGTTGTTAAAAAGAggaatgtgtaggatttagtggcatgcAGGAGTGatgattgcaaccagctgaaccTTCTCCAATGTGCCAAGCATCAACTCCTGGTTGGGATTCCTTCATtgttgtttaggaggtttttaaccaggagccaaattatccacagagatctaaacaaacggaccaggggtctcatttataaaacagtacGTAGGATCCATGCTTAATATGTacgtacagacaaaagccaaaaatagtgcgcgccaaaaaatattcgaCAATTTcaacaatcaggcttccacctcaccatctgcatcgccaatattctgtctccaaaatgttggtAAGCATAGGTCAAAGTTTCtgccatcaagtctgtttttatagatcacagcttttgcgtgggaagtggtgtacgcctctttcaggccttgttttgtgcgtaTGCAATGTATATTAATGGGACCCCAGGTgggtaaaaatactgaataaaacagtttcacgttaaaaatcaATCAGTGTTTTCTGACGCTGTTTTTGCCATCACAAAAACGTAGAGccagtgtgtggtttgtccattctgaggtACTGTagaacatggcagtgcaacacaGTGGACTATGTGGAAGAAAGAACATACTTATTAGATTTAATTTctaccaatatatccccctaaatcctacacactggacctttaagtccaCTTAGCATTTAATAATTGCCTCTTGGGCCCAATGCTAGTAACTGACCAGCACCAGCCTTATTTAAAAAGGCTCTTTTCTTTTACTCACATGCTCCATGTCGACTCTGAGTGCATGAAGTAAAGTGGTGAGGCTGTGGCGGAGCTTCATCGCCTCCCTGAGCTCTGCTTCTCTGCGCTCCAGCATCAGACGCAATGCTGCCTCCTCTCTTCTACAAGGTGAAGACAGCAAGTGAGGGTTAGGAAAAGGTGGACAATGCACTTGAAGGCTATAAtcagaaaatgatgatgataataatcaGCTCACTTTGCTGTAGACCTGAATGATCTGACTGGCTGTTCTCTTTTGCCTCGACTTCCAGGTGGAAAGTTCAACACCTCTATGGCTGGATAGAAAAATGCAAGATGGTAAAAGCTGCGTGGTTTCAgtgaatattttatatataagcGAACAGCTGTGTAAGTGAATTTAGCTGTAACAGGACTCACAGGGTCCTTTCCCTTTGAGTCTGTCGGTCAGCTGAGACAGTCGCTCCTTCAGTCTGTTAGTTTGCTGCTCTCGAAGCCTCAGCTCCGCTTCCTGCTGGTTACAATGCAGCTGTAGGCGAGTACACTGAAAAGAGATGATTGTGAGGAGGGGGATTAGTGTAAAGGATTCAGATGGTAACATATTCCACAATGTCTGTCGCTCATGTTGCAACTTACTTTGGCTCGTTCACATCTCAGCATGTCCTGCAGCCTGGCCACATGCTCATCCATCTCTTTAAGTTGCTCCTACAAGGTAGAGGTTTAGTTCCCCCCAGCATTATGAGtattaatctgtttcatttaaatcattttcaccCACCCTGAGGGAGTCTCCTTGTTCTCTGTGCTCCTCCCTGTCAGGCCACCAGGAGGTGCTGTGAGAGAGCTCAGTCAGAGGGCTGGGCTCCTTCAGCAGACACGAGTCTGTAGAGGACAGATTAGATGATTATGAGTGGTGGGGACTGGTGGTGGCATGCATGGTTTGATGCTTTTGGCTTGTGCTTCTGATGTGACAGTATTACCAGAGTACTCCAAATGTCCTCCAACTCGCCTCTGGCCAAACCTGGAAGCCATCTTGGTGCCATATTCACAGCAACAAGGGGACATTTTACTCACATGCAAATGTAGCTGCTGTGCATCACAACAGCATCAAGACAATATGTACACATACTTGTATGCTTTAAATGACAAATACACACTACTATATTACAATAGTAACAATGGATCAGCCTTACCTGAGCAGAAAAGTAAAGCCTCTTCAGACAGACGCTGcctcttttatttccaggtgacAGCACTTCTGCTGATTACAACTGATGACAGGCAAGAAGGTGAAAGCTTCAGGATTTCAAACGATTAAGTCCAGCTGCTTCCTACCAAGCTTTACCTTGTGCATATGGTTTTTAAGTATTAACTTTGTACCCAAGGAGCTGGAGGTGTTATAGGCCACATGGGCGCAGCAAGCTTGATAATATCTGAGACACACCCAGAGTTTCACGTCTAGCTGGTTCAGGTTTAGCTCAGCATTTTTCAAATCTTATATGGCGAGGGAGACTGATTCAAGCCCCAAATTCACATCATGTGAGCATGTGGTGTCACCTGACCAGTTAATTTGTATGtatttgcatgtattaccaacattttttgttgttttttcccatgcaaataaaataaaatatcaataatTCTGTCTTGGAAATCGTCCAGGACCCCGTCTGTATATAAAACAACCACACCAGAGTTGGCACTGTGCTTCTTGTGCAGCCTGCCTGG
This region includes:
- the LOC117255858 gene encoding afadin- and alpha-actinin-binding protein isoform X1; translation: MASRFGQRRVGGHLEYSDSCLLKEPSPLTELSHSTSWWPDREEHREQGDSLREQLKEMDEHVARLQDMLRCERAKCTRLQLHCNQQEAELRLREQQTNRLKERLSQLTDRLKGKGPSIEVLNFPPGSRGKREQPVRSFRSTAKREEAALRLMLERREAELREAMKLRHSLTTLLHALRVDMEHTLSDIVYVQDEAQAKDKRLDQAEKALGDHVTGGVVQSWRQVQRRLGDVPSEGHTGFGTDHDKLLARLETELKESQQVVRLQQQLLQDSLAAPVPSELADSYFLEEWERLQVRWAELDHQRRTFEKERQSFTNAAIRLSHERHDFEQQKASLLKLQYLSDSPLSGKEAPSSSRTESCVLNFSSLAPTGVSGCLPITPSSTKSGTAAISGSCQGRVQTPSTPELYSALNLSYSCRTRELHHQSETWDSQADRMVHVQQAPHLDWSF
- the LOC117255858 gene encoding afadin- and alpha-actinin-binding protein isoform X2, translated to MASRFGQRRVGGHLEYSDSCLLKEPSPLTELSHSTSWWPDREEHREQGDSLREQLKEMDEHVARLQDMLRCERAKCTRLQLHCNQQEAELRLREQQTNRLKERLSQLTDRLKGKGPSIEVLNFPPGSRGKREQPVRSFRSTAKREEAALRLMLERREAELREAMKLRHSLTTLLHALRVDMEHTLSDIVYVQDEAQAKDKRLDQAEKALGDHVTGGVVQSWRQVQRRLGDVPSEGHTGFGTDHDKLLARLETELKESQQVVRLQQQLLQDSLAAPVPSELADSYFLEEWERLQVRWAELDHQRRTFEKERQSFTNAAIRLSHERHDFEQQKASLLKLQYLSDSPLSGKEAPSSSRTESCVLNFSSLAPTGVSGCLPITPSSTKSGTAAISGSCQGRVQTPSTPELYSALNLSYSCS